From a region of the Lactuca sativa cultivar Salinas chromosome 4, Lsat_Salinas_v11, whole genome shotgun sequence genome:
- the LOC111906809 gene encoding ABC transporter B family member 19 — protein MAETTEASKAMPAQAEKRKEQSIPFYQLFSFADKFDYALMILGSIGAIIHGSSMPFFFLLFGQMINGFGKNQSDLNTMTHEVSKYALYFVYLGLVVCISSYAEIGCWMYTGERQVSTLRKRYLEAVLKQDVGFYDTDARTGDIVFSVSTDTLLVQDAISEKVGNFIHYLSTFLAGLVVGFVSAWKLALLSVAVIPGIAFAGGLYAYTLTGLTSKSRESYANAGIIAEQAIAQVRTVYSYVGETKALDSYSDAIQHTLKLGYKAGMAKGLGLGCTYGIACMSWALVFWYAGVFIRNGQTDGGKAFTAIFSAIVGGMSLGQSFSNLGAFSKGKAAGYKLLEIIKQKPTIVQDSTDGKCLTEVNGNIEFKEVSFSYPSRPDVLIFKEFSIFFPAGKTVAVVGGSGSGKSTVVSLIERFYDPNQGQILLDDVDIKTLQLKWLRDQIGLVNQEPALFATTILENILYGKPNATTSEVEAATSAANAHSFITLLPNSYNTQVGERGIQLSGGQKQRIAIARAMLKNPKILLLDEATSALDSASENIVQEALDRLMVGRTTVVIAHRLSTIRNVDSIAVIQQGQIIETGTHEELISRPGAYSSLIRFQEMIGNRDFSNPSMTHRTRSSRLSNSLSTKSLSLRSGSLRNLSYQYSTGADGRIEMISNAETDRKNGAPSGYFFRLLKMNAPEWPYSIMGAIGSILSGFIGPTFAIVMSNMIEVFYFDNPARMERKTKEYVFIYVGAGLYAVVAYLIQHYFFSIMGENLTTRVRRMMLSAIMRNEVGWFDEEEHNSSLVAARLATDAADVKSAIAERISVILQNMTSLLTSFVVAFIVEWRVSLLILATFPLLVLAHFAQQLSLKGFAGDTAKAHAKTSMIAGEGVSNIRTVAAFNAQDKILSLFSDELRLPQTQSLRRSQLSGILFGISQLSLFASEALILWYGAHLVTKGLSTFSKVIKVFIVLVITANSVAETVSLAPEIIRGGEAIGSVFSILDRQTRIDPDDPDSDVVDTVRGEIELRHVDFSYPSRPDVPVFKDFSLRIRSGQSQALVGPSGSGKSSVIALIERFYDPTAGKVMIDGKDIRRLNLKSLRLKIGLVQQEPALFAATIMENIAYGKAGATEAEVIQAATAANVHTFVSGLPEGYNTPVGERGVQLSGGQKQRIAIARAVLKNPAILLLDEATSALDAESECVLQDALERLMRGRTTVLIAHRLSTIRGVDSIGVVQDGRIVEQGSHGELISRPEGAYSRLLQLQQHRM, from the exons ATGGCGGAGACGACGGAGGCGTCCAAGGCAATGCCGGCGCAAGCAGAAAAGAGAAAGGAGCAGAGTATTCCCTTCTACCAACTGTTTTCATTCGCGGACAAGTTCGATTACGCTCTCATGATTTTAGGTAGCATCGGTGCCATTATTCACGGATCTTCCATGcctttcttcttcctcttgttcgGACAAATGATTAATGGCTTCGGAAAAAACCAATCGGATTTGAACACCATGACTCACGAAGTTTCAAAG TATGCTCTGTATTTCGTCTATCTCGGATTGGTAGTGTGCATATCGTCATACGCAG AAATCGGATGTTGGATGTACACCGGAGAAAGGCAAGTGAGCACGTTGAGGAAGAGATATTTGGAAGCAGTTTTAAAACAAGACGTTGGATTTTACGATACAGATGCAAGAACAGGAGATATCGTTTTTAGTGTCTCCACTGATACTCTACTTGTCCAAGACGCCATTAGTGAGAAG GtgggaaactttatccattatctCTCGACATTTTTGGCTGGATTGGTTGTTGGTTTCGTTTCCGCATGGAAGCTAGCTCTTCTAAGTGTTGCAGTGATCCCCGGAATCGCATTTGCAGGTGGATTATACGCTTATACTCTTACAGGTCTCACTTCCAAAAGCCGTGAATCCTATGCCAATGCTGGCATCATCGCTGAACAG GCAATTGCACAAGTAAGAACAGTGTATTCATATGTGGGAGAAACCAAAGCACTCGATTCATATTCAGATGCAATACAACACACTCTCAAATTGGGATACAAAGCAGGAATGGCAAAAGGATTGGGATTGGGATGCACATATGGAATCGCATGCATGTCATGGGCACTTGTGTTTTGGTATGCGGGTGTGTTTATTAGGAATGGGCAAACAGATGGTGGAAAAGCATTTACAGCAATCTTCTCCGCCATTGTTGGTGGCAT GAGTTTGGGTCAGTCGTTTTCGAATCTTGGAGCATTCAGCAAAGGGAAAGCTGCTGGATATAAATTATTGGAAATCATTAAGCAAAAACCGACTATAGTTCAAGACTCTACTGATGGGAAATGTTTGACCGAGGTCAACGGGAATATTGAATTTAAGGAGGTGTCTTTTAGTTACCCTTCAAGGCCCGATGTTCTTATCTTTAAAGAGTTTTCCATTTTCTTCCCGGCTGGAAAGACAGTTGCGGTGGTTGGTGGTAGTGGGTCCGGTAAAAGCACAGTTGTTTCCCTAATCGAACGGTTTTATGACCCTAATCAAG GACAAATCTTGCTAGATGACGTGGACATCAAAACCCTCCAACTAAAATGGCTTCGCGACCAAATCGGTCTAGTCAACCAAGAACCCGCACTCTTCGCCACCACAATCCTCGAAAACATCCTCTACGGAAAACCCAACGCCACCACATCCGAAGTGGAAGCCGCCACGTCAGCCGCCAACGCGCATTCCTTCATCACCCTCCTCCCAAACAGCTACAACACCCAAGTCGGCGAACGCGGAATCCAACTTTCCGGTGGTCAAAAACAACGCATCGCAATCGCAAGAGCCATgttaaaaaaccctaaaatcctccTCTTAGACGAGGCCACATCAGCACTCGATTCCGCCTCCGAAAACATCGTCCAAGAAGCCCTCGACCGCTTGATGGTCGGAAGAACCACCGTAGTAATCGCGCACCGCCTTTCCACCATTAGAAACGTCGATTCCATCGCGGTAATCCAACAAGGACAAATCATCGAAACCGGGACCCACGAGGAACTTATTTCCCGCCCAGGGGCGTATTCGTCATTAATCCGGTTCCAAGAAATGATCGGAAACCGCGATTTTTCAAACCCGTCGATGACTCACCGGACGCGGTCATCGCGGTTGAGCAATTCATTGTCTACAAAATCTTTAAGTCTTCGATCCGGAAGCTTAAGGAATTTGAGTTATCAGTATAGTACGGGTGCGGATGGGCGGATTGAAATGATATCGAATGCGGAAACGGATCGGAAAAACGGAGCTCCGAGTGGGTATTTTTTTAGGCTTTTGAAAATGAATGCACCCGAGTGGCCGTATTCGATTATGGGTGCAATTGGGTCGATTTTATCCGGGTTTATTGGTCCGACTTTTGCGATTGTGATGAGTAATATGATTGAGGTTTTTTACTTTGATAACCCTGCGAGAATGGAGAGAAAGACAAAAGAGTATGTTTTTATATATGTTGGAGCTGGTTTATACGCGGTTGTTGCGTATTTAATCCAACATTATTTCTTTAGTATCATGGGTGAGAATCTCACTACACGAGTTCGAAGAATGATGCTTTCAG CGATAATGAGAAATGAAGTTGGGTGGTTTGATGAAGAGGAGCATAACTCGAGTCTAGTGGCAGCGAGGTTAGCAACAGATGCAGCAGACGTGAAATCCGCGATAGCTGAGAGGATCTCTGTTATATTACAGAACATGACGTCACTTCTCACGTCATTTGTAGTCGCTTTCATTGTCGAATGGAGGGTTTCACTTCTGATTCTCGCTACTTTTCCTCTTCTTGTTCTCGCCCATTTTGCCCAG CAACTTTCTCTCAAAGGCTTCGCCGGAGACACAGCAAAAGCCCACGCAAAAACAAGCATGATCGCCGGAGAAGGAGTAAGCAACATCAGAACAGTAGCAGCCTTCAACGCCCAAGACAAAATCCTCTCCCTATTCTCCGACGAACTCCGTCTCCCCCAAACACAAAGTCTTCGCCGGAGTCAACTTTCCGGCATCCTATTCGGCATCTCACAGCTCTCTCTCTTCGCATCAGAAGCCTTAATCCTGTGGTACGGCGCCCACCTCGTTACCAAAGGCCTCTCCACCTTCTCAAAAGTCATCAAAGTCTTCATCGTGTTGGTGATAACTGCAAACTCGGTAGCTGAGACTGTCAGCCTCGCCCCGGAAATCATCCGGGGTGGTGAAGCCATCGGTTCGGTTTTCTCGATCCTCGATCGACAAACCCGAATCGACCCAGACGATCCCGATTCCGACGTGGTCGACACTGTCCGGGGAGAAATCGAGCTTCGTCATGTCGATTTCTCGTACCCGTCGAGACCGGATGTTCCTGTTTTCAAAGACTTCAGTCTGAGAATCCGGTCCGGTCAGAGCCAGGCTCTGGTCGGACCGAGCGGGTCGGGAAAAAGCTCGGTCATCGCATTGATCGAGCGTTTCTACGACCCGACTGCTGGAAAAGTTATGATTGACGGAAAAGATATCCGACGGTTAAACCTAAAATCTCTCCGGTTAAAAATCGGTCTAGTCCAACAAGAACCCGCGTTATTCGCCGCCACGATAATGGAAAACATCGCGTACGGGAAAGCCGGAGCCACCGAGGCGGAGGTTATCCAGGCGGCAACCGCCGCTAACGTCCATACATTTGTTTCCGGCTTGCCGGAAGGTTACAATACTCCGGTCGGCGAACGCGGTGTTCAACTCTCCGGCGGGCAAAAACAAAGAATCGCGATCGCTCGAGCCGTTTTAAAAAATCCAGCGATTCTGTTACTAGACGAAGCGACGAGCGCATTGGACGCTGAGTCAGAGTGTGTCCTTCAGGATGCACTCGAGCGGTTGATGAGGGGTAGGACGACTGTCCTTATTGCACACCGTCTGTCGACCATCAGAGGGGTCGACAGTATTGGTGTGGTTCAAGATGGGAGGATTGTTGAACAAGGTAGCCATGGGGAACTTATTAGCCGACCCGAAGGGGCTTACTCTAGGCTCTTGCAACTACAACAACATCGTATGTGA
- the LOC111906779 gene encoding uncharacterized protein LOC111906779, with translation MFLRILLNKVKCPTCYEDIRTVNRTIYDSYKDACYTLVLLDDDREYKSSIHETHHWATASFRRPLFVMLITSNSLSEPHHVFKETYNCHSGDVVHVCEEEIDVIGGVFFMYGYGGIGKTFVWKTLSAAIRFKGEIVIKIASSGIAALFPSGGRTTHSIFHLPINLNEDSFCSITLGNDVATVLNKARLIIWDEVVLMHHHCFEAFDRTFRDVILSSNKNKLFGGKTIVSYPNNDFKETKSFAEWILKIGEGTISGPNDGEVEVEFPKDFIVPSIGDHIHSIVSTLYSSFQNHLDDPSYFQDKTILVPTNEEVGAINDYMLELMKDEGKMYRSSDSVL, from the exons ATGTTCTTACGCATTTTGCTCAACAAAGTAAAGTGTCCTACTTGCTATGAAGATATTAGGACAGTTAATAGGACCATTTATGACTCTTACAAAGATGCTTGCTACACTCTTGTTCTATTAGACGATGATAGAGAGTACAAATCATCTATACACGAAACACATCATTGGGCTACCGCTTCTTTCCGTAGGCCTCTATTTGTTATGTTGATTACATCGAATAGTCTATCTGAACCTCATCATGTTTTTAAAGAGACCTATAATTGTCATTCTGGTGATGTTGTTCacgtttgtgaagaagaaatcGATGTGATag GTGGTGTCTTTTTCATGTATGGTTATGGAGGAATAGGAAAAACATTTGTTTGGAAGACATTGTCTGCTGCTATTAGATTCAAAGGTGAAATTGTTATCAAAATTGCTTCAAGTGGAATTGCAGCACTCTTTCCCTCTGGTGGTAGGACAACACATTCAATATTTCATTTACCAATTAACTTGAATGAGGATTCATTTTGTTCTATTACGCTGGGTAACGACGTAGCTACCGTGTTGAATAAAGCGAGACTTATCATTTGGGATGAAGTCGTGTTGATGCACCATCATTGTTTCGAAGCATTTGATAGGACATTTAGAGACGTTATCCTTTCATCGAACAAGAATAAACTGTTTGGAGGCAAGACCATT GTCAGTTATCCAAACAATGATTTCAAAGAGACAAAATCATTTGCTGAATGGATTCTTAAAATTGGTGAAGGTACTATCAGTGGCCCTAATGACGGTGAAGTTGAAGTTGAATTTCCAAAAGATTTTATCGTTCCCTCTATAGGTGATCATATTCATTCAATTGTATCCACCCTTTATTCATCCTTTCAGAACCATCTTGATGATCCATCTTATTTTCAAGATAAAACTATTTTGGTCCCTACAAATGAAGAAGTTGGTGCTATCAATGACTACATGTTAGAATTGATGAAAGATGAAGGAAAAATGTATCGGAGTTCAGATTCTGTTTTGTGA